A stretch of the Xiphias gladius isolate SHS-SW01 ecotype Sanya breed wild chromosome 19, ASM1685928v1, whole genome shotgun sequence genome encodes the following:
- the ccdc117 gene encoding coiled-coil domain-containing protein 117 isoform X3, with amino-acid sequence MHHSAPSNSELGFLPAMYSFSGPASLPEFDFGPTRTPGHLQRATVSKNSWETRCLRKHRRRVDDEGCSAKRRRLMVEAEVDISENSNTSTRHDWLTANSCPPLSVKQASPALPQPCPGPQPLTLPHPSPALSQPDTESSCMEIEAAQRKLQEIEDRITLEDDDDNEDLDVEPAQRRPVLVISDSLKEGLQRGISDILPHKVAQSVSHSCMELVLWRPPDDPFCRRLKGSLQKQRKQQTVSRHPPTPCPSPTPHIPLSPSSPSAEIHSPLYSFPVAHSSGEEDMEM; translated from the exons ATGCATCACTCTGCTCCCTCAAACAGTGAACTGGGGTTTCTGCCAGCCATGTATTCATTTTCAGGCCCCGCTAGCCTTCCTGAATTTGATTTCGGACCTACAAGAACGCCTGGCCACCTACAGAGAGCAACAGTCTCTAAAAA CAGCTGGGAGACACGATGCCTCAGGAAGCACAGAAGGAGAGTTGATGATGA GGGATGCAGTGCCAAAAGGAGGAGGTTAATGGTGGAGGCAGAAGTGGATATTTCAGAGAACTCAAACACTAGCACTCGTCATGACTGGCTTACAGCAAACAGCTGCCCTCCCCTGTCTGTAAAGCAAGCCAGCCCTGCACTTCCACAGCCCTGCCCAGGGCCTCAGCCCTTGACTTTGCCACACCCCTCCCCTGCCCTGTCTCAGCCGGACACAGAGAGTTCCTGCATGGAGATAGAGGCAGCTCAGAGGAAACTTCAAGAGATCGAGGACAG AATAACGCTGGAAGATGACGACGATAATGAGGATCTGGATGTAGAGCCAGCCCAGAGACGGCCAGTGCTGGTGATTTCAGACAGTTTGAAAGAGGGTCTGCAGCGTGGCATCAGCGACATCCTCCCCCACAAAGTAGCTCAGTCTGT GAGCCATTCCTGCATGGAGTTGGTGTTGTGGCGGCCACCTGACGACCCCTTCTGTCGGAGGCTAAAGGGCTCATTACAAAAACAGCGTAAACAACAGACAGTATCTCGGCATCCCCCAACTCCGTGTCCATCTCCCACCCCTCACATTCCCCTGAGCCCCTCCAGTCCATCTGCAGAAATACACTCTCCTCTCTACAGCTTTCCTGTGGCCCACAGCTCTGGGGAGGAGGATATGGAAATGTAA
- the dguok gene encoding deoxyguanosine kinase, mitochondrial isoform X2: protein MASKADKISVSCSRCLSCKASAVDGKARVKRVSIEGNIAVGKSTFARLLQSACPDWEVMAEPVSKWQNITSGTSKGTDASPQTTVSNLLQMMYQDPLRWSYTFQTYSCMSRLRTQLQPPPARLLSSEGTPVQVYERSVYSDRYIFALNMFELGCINPTEWAVYQDWHSLLVEQFGHKVELEGIIYLTAPPKKCMERLERRGRAEEKAVKLDYLEKLHVQHERWLVEKTTEVHFEKLKQIPVLQLDASAEFQSDPEVQEQVITKVKNFFNSL, encoded by the exons ATGGCTAGCAAGGCAGACAAGATCAGTGTTTCTTGTTCAAGGTGTCTGTCGTGTAAAGCTTCAGCCGTAGATGGAAAAGCTCGGGTGAAGAGAGTTTCTATTGAAGGCAACATCG CTGTTGGAAAGTCAACTTTTGCTAGACTCTTGCAGTCAGCCTGTCCAGACTGGGAGGTGATGGCAGAACCTGTCAGCAAGTGGCAGAACATTACGAGTGGGACCTCAAAG GGGACAGACGCATCCCCCCAGACGACAGTCAGCAACCTCCTCCAGATGATGTACCAGGACCCCCTGCGCTGGTCGTACACATTTCAGACATATTCGTGTATGAGCCGGCTAAGAACACAACTGCAGCCTCCTCCAGCTCGCCTGCTCAGCTCAGAGGGAACACCAGTCCAGGTGTACGAGCGCTCAGTCTACAGCGACAG ATACATCTTTGCCCTGAACATGTTTGAGTTGGGTTGCATCAACCCTACAGAGTGGGCAGTTTACCAGGACTGGCACTCCCTCCTGGTGGAGCAGTTTGGACACAAGGTGGAGCTGGAGGGCATCATCTACCTCACAGCCCCACCAaag AAATGTATGGAGCGTCTGGAGCGTCGGGGAAGGGCAGAGGAGAAGGCAGTGAAACTAGACTATCTGGAAAAGCTGCATGTTCAACATGAGAGGTGGCTTGTTGAGAAGACCACTGA AGTACATTTTGAGAAGTTAAAACAGATACCTGTGTTACAACTCGATGCCAGTGCTGAGTTTCAGAGTGACCCAGAAGTGCAGGAGCAAGTTATTACAAag GTGAAGAACTTCTTCAATTCTTTGTGA
- the tcn2 gene encoding transcobalamin-2 → MLFSVIIICLLAFASSKPCDTEVSNSDLLLSLNKDLLRSLEGQEGLPNPSVHLGLRLSNYHNLAKESEHLNRLRTNLHNDIENSLSNSQSVVGLLALYTLALKSSCYDLNTVTFTVNKRSSTLLTSLKKQMEQEKDYVALNHRPLSNYYQYSLGVLALCASSVRVNNHVTNKLIKAVKQDYFKSGHSECIDTYAMAGMALQCVKDSGSHVQNVVQLHEALDKIKQKLLASSGADGHIGNKFSTGLAVQALLAMGTQIEECAASMEAMRTDARSNTYHNPMALSQILPALQQKSYLTVISKECHNEDDTLVLTIDPVVVLPSETKVKVMVEVVMTSGATALYSVDVPKGSSLLEALELLMEINIGFTFEVESSLWGSFLSVVNGEQARQSDRRYWHLSSDGTALSEGIQDFKIEAAQKITVKNISY, encoded by the exons ATGCTGTTTTCAGTCATAATAATATGTCTACTGGCTTTTGCTTCTAGTAAACCATGTG ATACTGAGGTATCCAACAGTGACCTGCTCCTGTCACTCAATAAGGATCTGCTTCGCTCTCTGGAGGGGCAGGAAGGACTCCCCAATCCCAGTGTGCACTTGGGATTACGACTTTCTAATTACCACAACCTTGCCAAGGAGAGTGAACACCTAAATAGACTGAGGACTAACTTGCACAATGACATAGAAAA ttcTCTCTCTAACAGCCAGTCTGTGGTTGGCCTCTTGGCGCTGTACACTCTGGCTTTAAAGTCCTCCTGCTACGACCTAAACACAGTCACATTTACCGTCAACAAGAGGAGTTCGACGCTGCTGACATCGCTGAAGAAGCAGATGGAACAAGAAAAAGATTATGTTGCCT TAAACCACCGGCCTTTGTCCAACTATTACCAGTACTCTCTCGGTGTGCTTGCTCTTTGCGCAAGCAGCGTCAGGGTCAACAACCATGTCACCAACAAACTCATCAAGGCAGTGAAACAAGACTATTTCAAGAGTGGACACTCTGAGTGTATTG ATACCTATGCCATGGCTGGGATGGCACTCCAGTGTGTGAAGGACAGTGGTTCTCATGTTCAGAATGTGGTTCAACTGCATGAAGCTCTTGACAAGATCAAGCAGAAGCTTTTGGCCTCTAGCGGGGCCGATGGCCATATTGGCAATAAGTTCAGCACAGGTCTTGCGGTTCAA GCCTTATTGGCAATGGGCACCCAGATTGAAGAGTGTGCTGCCTCAATGGAGGCCATGAGGACCGACGCCAGAAGCAACACATACCACAACCCCATGGCTTTATCTCAGATCCTTCCAGCTCTCCAGCAGAAATCCTACCTGACAGTTATAAGCAAAGAGTGTCACAATGAGGATG ACACTCTGGTGCTGACAATAGATCCTGTGGTGGTTTTACCAAGTGAGACCAAAGTGAAAGTGATGGTGGAAGTGGTGATGACAAGCGGGGCGACTGCTCTTTACTCTGTTGATGTGCCAAAGGGCAGCTCTCTGTTGGAGGCCCTTGAACTTCTCATGGAGATAAACATTGGCTTCAC GTTTGAGGTGGAGTCCAGCCTGTGGGGAAGCTTCTTAAGTGTGGTGAATGGAGAGCAGGCTAGACAAAGCGACCGCAGATACTGGCATCTCTCCTCTGATGGCACTGCACTCAGTGAGg GTATCCAAGATTTCAAGATTGAGGCGGCTCAAAAGATCACCGTCAAGAACATAAGCTACTGA
- the ccdc117 gene encoding coiled-coil domain-containing protein 117 isoform X2, with protein MTKRGKSGRVLLNTSSGIDQGVREKYSLCELGFLPAMYSFSGPASLPEFDFGPTRTPGHLQRATVSKNWETRCLRKHRRRVDDEGCSAKRRRLMVEAEVDISENSNTSTRHDWLTANSCPPLSVKQASPALPQPCPGPQPLTLPHPSPALSQPDTESSCMEIEAAQRKLQEIEDRITLEDDDDNEDLDVEPAQRRPVLVISDSLKEGLQRGISDILPHKVAQSVSHSCMELVLWRPPDDPFCRRLKGSLQKQRKQQTVSRHPPTPCPSPTPHIPLSPSSPSAEIHSPLYSFPVAHSSGEEDMEM; from the exons ATGACAAAGCGAGGAAAAAGCGGAAGGGTCCTTTTAAACACCAGCTCTGGAATTGACCAAGGAGTCAGAGAGAAATATAGTCTTTG TGAACTGGGGTTTCTGCCAGCCATGTATTCATTTTCAGGCCCCGCTAGCCTTCCTGAATTTGATTTCGGACCTACAAGAACGCCTGGCCACCTACAGAGAGCAACAGTCTCTAAAAA CTGGGAGACACGATGCCTCAGGAAGCACAGAAGGAGAGTTGATGATGA GGGATGCAGTGCCAAAAGGAGGAGGTTAATGGTGGAGGCAGAAGTGGATATTTCAGAGAACTCAAACACTAGCACTCGTCATGACTGGCTTACAGCAAACAGCTGCCCTCCCCTGTCTGTAAAGCAAGCCAGCCCTGCACTTCCACAGCCCTGCCCAGGGCCTCAGCCCTTGACTTTGCCACACCCCTCCCCTGCCCTGTCTCAGCCGGACACAGAGAGTTCCTGCATGGAGATAGAGGCAGCTCAGAGGAAACTTCAAGAGATCGAGGACAG AATAACGCTGGAAGATGACGACGATAATGAGGATCTGGATGTAGAGCCAGCCCAGAGACGGCCAGTGCTGGTGATTTCAGACAGTTTGAAAGAGGGTCTGCAGCGTGGCATCAGCGACATCCTCCCCCACAAAGTAGCTCAGTCTGT GAGCCATTCCTGCATGGAGTTGGTGTTGTGGCGGCCACCTGACGACCCCTTCTGTCGGAGGCTAAAGGGCTCATTACAAAAACAGCGTAAACAACAGACAGTATCTCGGCATCCCCCAACTCCGTGTCCATCTCCCACCCCTCACATTCCCCTGAGCCCCTCCAGTCCATCTGCAGAAATACACTCTCCTCTCTACAGCTTTCCTGTGGCCCACAGCTCTGGGGAGGAGGATATGGAAATGTAA
- the dguok gene encoding deoxyguanosine kinase, mitochondrial isoform X1: protein MPVVMAALYRCVLFNRISKKQTGLIPVVTFGYNASPPQWKTPDFFLRAKSTALTQKATNLSTMASKADKISVSCSRCLSCKASAVDGKARVKRVSIEGNIAVGKSTFARLLQSACPDWEVMAEPVSKWQNITSGTSKGTDASPQTTVSNLLQMMYQDPLRWSYTFQTYSCMSRLRTQLQPPPARLLSSEGTPVQVYERSVYSDRYIFALNMFELGCINPTEWAVYQDWHSLLVEQFGHKVELEGIIYLTAPPKKCMERLERRGRAEEKAVKLDYLEKLHVQHERWLVEKTTEVHFEKLKQIPVLQLDASAEFQSDPEVQEQVITKVKNFFNSL, encoded by the exons ATGCCTGTCGTGATGGCTGCCCTGTATCGATGCGTCCTGTTCAACCgaatttccaaaaaacaaacaggtttgaTACCTGTCGTGACATTTGGATATAATGCGTCTCCTCCACAGTGGAAGACTCCTGACTTCTTCTTGCGAGCCAAGAGTACAGCCTTAACACAGAAAGCAACTAACCTAAGCACTATGGCTAGCAAGGCAGACAAGATCAGTGTTTCTTGTTCAAGGTGTCTGTCGTGTAAAGCTTCAGCCGTAGATGGAAAAGCTCGGGTGAAGAGAGTTTCTATTGAAGGCAACATCG CTGTTGGAAAGTCAACTTTTGCTAGACTCTTGCAGTCAGCCTGTCCAGACTGGGAGGTGATGGCAGAACCTGTCAGCAAGTGGCAGAACATTACGAGTGGGACCTCAAAG GGGACAGACGCATCCCCCCAGACGACAGTCAGCAACCTCCTCCAGATGATGTACCAGGACCCCCTGCGCTGGTCGTACACATTTCAGACATATTCGTGTATGAGCCGGCTAAGAACACAACTGCAGCCTCCTCCAGCTCGCCTGCTCAGCTCAGAGGGAACACCAGTCCAGGTGTACGAGCGCTCAGTCTACAGCGACAG ATACATCTTTGCCCTGAACATGTTTGAGTTGGGTTGCATCAACCCTACAGAGTGGGCAGTTTACCAGGACTGGCACTCCCTCCTGGTGGAGCAGTTTGGACACAAGGTGGAGCTGGAGGGCATCATCTACCTCACAGCCCCACCAaag AAATGTATGGAGCGTCTGGAGCGTCGGGGAAGGGCAGAGGAGAAGGCAGTGAAACTAGACTATCTGGAAAAGCTGCATGTTCAACATGAGAGGTGGCTTGTTGAGAAGACCACTGA AGTACATTTTGAGAAGTTAAAACAGATACCTGTGTTACAACTCGATGCCAGTGCTGAGTTTCAGAGTGACCCAGAAGTGCAGGAGCAAGTTATTACAAag GTGAAGAACTTCTTCAATTCTTTGTGA
- the ccdc117 gene encoding coiled-coil domain-containing protein 117 isoform X4: protein MYSFSGPASLPEFDFGPTRTPGHLQRATVSKNSWETRCLRKHRRRVDDEGCSAKRRRLMVEAEVDISENSNTSTRHDWLTANSCPPLSVKQASPALPQPCPGPQPLTLPHPSPALSQPDTESSCMEIEAAQRKLQEIEDRITLEDDDDNEDLDVEPAQRRPVLVISDSLKEGLQRGISDILPHKVAQSVSHSCMELVLWRPPDDPFCRRLKGSLQKQRKQQTVSRHPPTPCPSPTPHIPLSPSSPSAEIHSPLYSFPVAHSSGEEDMEM from the exons ATGTATTCATTTTCAGGCCCCGCTAGCCTTCCTGAATTTGATTTCGGACCTACAAGAACGCCTGGCCACCTACAGAGAGCAACAGTCTCTAAAAA CAGCTGGGAGACACGATGCCTCAGGAAGCACAGAAGGAGAGTTGATGATGA GGGATGCAGTGCCAAAAGGAGGAGGTTAATGGTGGAGGCAGAAGTGGATATTTCAGAGAACTCAAACACTAGCACTCGTCATGACTGGCTTACAGCAAACAGCTGCCCTCCCCTGTCTGTAAAGCAAGCCAGCCCTGCACTTCCACAGCCCTGCCCAGGGCCTCAGCCCTTGACTTTGCCACACCCCTCCCCTGCCCTGTCTCAGCCGGACACAGAGAGTTCCTGCATGGAGATAGAGGCAGCTCAGAGGAAACTTCAAGAGATCGAGGACAG AATAACGCTGGAAGATGACGACGATAATGAGGATCTGGATGTAGAGCCAGCCCAGAGACGGCCAGTGCTGGTGATTTCAGACAGTTTGAAAGAGGGTCTGCAGCGTGGCATCAGCGACATCCTCCCCCACAAAGTAGCTCAGTCTGT GAGCCATTCCTGCATGGAGTTGGTGTTGTGGCGGCCACCTGACGACCCCTTCTGTCGGAGGCTAAAGGGCTCATTACAAAAACAGCGTAAACAACAGACAGTATCTCGGCATCCCCCAACTCCGTGTCCATCTCCCACCCCTCACATTCCCCTGAGCCCCTCCAGTCCATCTGCAGAAATACACTCTCCTCTCTACAGCTTTCCTGTGGCCCACAGCTCTGGGGAGGAGGATATGGAAATGTAA
- the ccdc117 gene encoding coiled-coil domain-containing protein 117 isoform X1: MTKRGKSGRVLLNTSSGIDQGVREKYSLCELGFLPAMYSFSGPASLPEFDFGPTRTPGHLQRATVSKNSWETRCLRKHRRRVDDEGCSAKRRRLMVEAEVDISENSNTSTRHDWLTANSCPPLSVKQASPALPQPCPGPQPLTLPHPSPALSQPDTESSCMEIEAAQRKLQEIEDRITLEDDDDNEDLDVEPAQRRPVLVISDSLKEGLQRGISDILPHKVAQSVSHSCMELVLWRPPDDPFCRRLKGSLQKQRKQQTVSRHPPTPCPSPTPHIPLSPSSPSAEIHSPLYSFPVAHSSGEEDMEM; the protein is encoded by the exons ATGACAAAGCGAGGAAAAAGCGGAAGGGTCCTTTTAAACACCAGCTCTGGAATTGACCAAGGAGTCAGAGAGAAATATAGTCTTTG TGAACTGGGGTTTCTGCCAGCCATGTATTCATTTTCAGGCCCCGCTAGCCTTCCTGAATTTGATTTCGGACCTACAAGAACGCCTGGCCACCTACAGAGAGCAACAGTCTCTAAAAA CAGCTGGGAGACACGATGCCTCAGGAAGCACAGAAGGAGAGTTGATGATGA GGGATGCAGTGCCAAAAGGAGGAGGTTAATGGTGGAGGCAGAAGTGGATATTTCAGAGAACTCAAACACTAGCACTCGTCATGACTGGCTTACAGCAAACAGCTGCCCTCCCCTGTCTGTAAAGCAAGCCAGCCCTGCACTTCCACAGCCCTGCCCAGGGCCTCAGCCCTTGACTTTGCCACACCCCTCCCCTGCCCTGTCTCAGCCGGACACAGAGAGTTCCTGCATGGAGATAGAGGCAGCTCAGAGGAAACTTCAAGAGATCGAGGACAG AATAACGCTGGAAGATGACGACGATAATGAGGATCTGGATGTAGAGCCAGCCCAGAGACGGCCAGTGCTGGTGATTTCAGACAGTTTGAAAGAGGGTCTGCAGCGTGGCATCAGCGACATCCTCCCCCACAAAGTAGCTCAGTCTGT GAGCCATTCCTGCATGGAGTTGGTGTTGTGGCGGCCACCTGACGACCCCTTCTGTCGGAGGCTAAAGGGCTCATTACAAAAACAGCGTAAACAACAGACAGTATCTCGGCATCCCCCAACTCCGTGTCCATCTCCCACCCCTCACATTCCCCTGAGCCCCTCCAGTCCATCTGCAGAAATACACTCTCCTCTCTACAGCTTTCCTGTGGCCCACAGCTCTGGGGAGGAGGATATGGAAATGTAA